A genome region from Carya illinoinensis cultivar Pawnee chromosome 2, C.illinoinensisPawnee_v1, whole genome shotgun sequence includes the following:
- the LOC122300121 gene encoding uncharacterized protein LOC122300121 — MSSESFTVKFTGKNYSTWEFQFCLFVMGKELWDHIDGSNPAPTELPKLAQWQIKDARVMTWILASVDPLIVLNLRPYKTAKSMWDYLKKVYNQDHTARRSQLEYEIASYTQGNLSIQDYFSGFNNLWGEFTDIIYAKVPEESLSVVQEVHAQSKRDQFLMKLRPEFEVTRSNLMNCAPVPSLDICFGELLREE; from the coding sequence ATGTCTTCCGAGTCTTTTACCGTGAAATTTACGGGTAAAAATTATTCTACAtgggaatttcaattttgtttatttgttatggGAAAGGAGTTATGGGATCATATTGATGGGAGTAATCCGGCTCCTACTGAGCTTCCTAAATTAGCTCAGTGGCAGATCAAAGATGCTAGGGTGATGACATGGATTTTAGCATCGGTTGATCCTCTGATTGTTCTTAATTTGAGACCTTATAAAACTGCTAAATCTATGTGGGActatttgaaaaaggtgtataATCAGGACCATACTGCTCGACGGTCTCAGTTAGAGTATGAAATTGCTAGTTACACTCAGGGCAATCTCTCCATTCAAGATTATTTTTCTGGATTTAATAATCTTTGGGGAGAATTTACTGACATAATTTATGCCAAGGTACCAGAAGAGTCTCTCTCTGTTGTGCAGGAAGTTCATGCGCAAAGCAAGCgcgatcaatttttaatgaagttacgTCCTGAATTCGAGGTCACTCGCTCTAATTTGATGAATTGTGCTCCTGTGCCGTCTTTGGATATTTGTTTTGGGGAATTACTTCGTGAGGAGTAG